A window of Hemibagrus wyckioides isolate EC202008001 linkage group LG03, SWU_Hwy_1.0, whole genome shotgun sequence contains these coding sequences:
- the LOC131345731 gene encoding uncharacterized protein C6orf118-like — protein sequence MSVSGSQTLRRSDMQRQLKELIHSVEKAHKADIQTYSSGHLGPNSLAHRALNCRPCKPIWNNPKCKDKGQSVQKRSKMEASMDEMTDALHSFTIDTTLQKPRIQERPESPGKELLTSDLTGVQDVAELAKLRRVIQENRCAESDTVEQDSCWFTHSHKAGLTWSDPGYRRMQVLRTKDLTTRKCLSGREAAKRHERRLQQALRKLPASGGPCRERLTVFSDVFDDVCDGSPAFGSVLREIKTEYDLYLESLLSSQSSLQNESVSTSSGVSTEATELKEAASHVLLLEQEAKRALEENDRVRIEYEDAQAKALVDQKENESCESVGPCDESVFSGVNQCELSSLGQLEAKSWQVWKVWNEVQRLQKDIRETMVSTVTTSALENGIIDTEDEIMNFAASNVFLQRTNKDLEQNISTILRKAKLSEETSMQVWEEIWTTLNGHD from the exons ATGTCTGTATCAGGCAGCCAAACTCTGAGGCGCTCAGACATGCAGCGCCAGTTAAAGGAACTTATTCATAGTGTGGAAAAAGCGCACAAAGCTGACATACAGACCTACAGCTCAGGTCACCTGGGTCCTAACAGTCTGGCTCATAGAGCCCTTAACTGCAGGCCATGCAAGCCCATATGGAACAACCCCAAGTGTAAAGACAAGGGTCAGTCAGTTCAGAAAAGGAGCAAAATGGAAGCTAGCATGGATGAAATGACTGATGCCCTGCACAGCTTCACTATAGACACCACACTACAGAAGCCTAGGATCCAGGAAAGGCCAGAAAGTCCTGGTAAGGAATTGCTGACCTCTGATCTGACAGGAGTTCAGGATGTGGCCGAGCTAGCTAAGCTGAGAAGAGTAATACAGGAAAACAGGTGTGCAGAGTCTGACACGGTGGAACAGGACAGCTGCTggttcacacactctcacaaagcTGGGCTTACCTGGAGTGATCCAGGGTATCGGAGGATGCAGGTTTTAAGGACAAAAGACTTGACCACCAGGAAGTGTTTGAGCGGTCGAGAAGCAGCGAAGCGGCATGAGCGCAGGCTTCAACAG gCACTGAGGAAACTTCCTGCCAGTGGAGGTCCCTGCAGAGAGCGCCTCACCGTATTTAGTGATGTCTTTGATGACGTGTGTGACGGCTCACCTGCATTCGGCAGCGTCCTCCGAGAAATCAAG ACCGAGTATGATTTGTACTTGGAGTCACTCCTTTCCTCCCAGTCATCTCTCCAGAATGAG TCTGTGTCTACCTCCTCCGGAGTCTCCACAGAAGCAACAGAGTTAAAGGAAGCAGCAAGCCATGTGTTATTACTGGAACAGGAAGCCAAGAGAGCTCTAGAGGAAAATGACAG AGTCCGAATAGAGTATGAAGATGCTCAAGCCAAAGCTCTGGTAGACCAGAAGGAAAATG aaagctGCGAGTCAGTAGGTCCATGTGATGAGAGTGTGTTCTCAGGAGTGAACCAGTGTGAATTGTCCTCCCTCGGTCAGCTGGAGGCTAAAAGCTGGCAGGTGTGGAAAGTGTGGAATGAGGTGCAGAGGCTCCAGAAAGACATCCGAGAGACGATGGTGTCCACTGTTACCACCAGCGCTCTTGAGAACGGCATCATAGACACAGAA GATGAAATCATGAACTTTGCTGCTTCAAATGTGTTTCTTCAGAGAACCAATAAG GATCttgaacaaaacatttcaacAATCCTAAGAAAAGCAAAACTCAGCGAGGAGACATCAAT GCAGGTTTGGGAGGAGATATGGACCACACTGAATGGACATGATTAG
- the pla2g12b gene encoding group XIIB secretory phospholipase A2-like protein isoform X2: protein MFSRCALVLLLCLSTGLAATLIPSIAAEKLPSSPDHAAAEELNKVPEAEAAKAEAPAGGNQASSTQDTEDNSEWGLSSIRGSFQAVNGYFDSLLELMGGRDGVCQYRCRYGKAPQARPGYQMPEPNGCTSSLLGFQIDMGIPAMTKCCNQLDMCYDTCGSNKYRCDTKFRWCLHSICGDLKKSLGFVSKVEACEAFADTMYNTVWTLGCRPFMNSQRAACICEGEEKDEL from the exons ATGTTCTCTCGCTGTGCCCTCGTTCTTCTGCTCTGCCTCTCCACGGGCCTGGCTGCCACACTCATCCCTTCCATTGCTGCCGAGAAGCTTCCTTCATCTCCTGATCATGCAGCAGCTGAAGAGTTGAACAAAGTGCCAGAGGCTGAAGCAGCTAAAGCAGAAGCTCCTGCAGGGGGAAACCAGGCTAGCTCTACTCAGGACACAGAGGACAACTCTGAATGGGGCTTGAGCTCCATCAGAGGCAGCTTTCAAGCCGTCAATGGGTATTTTGACTCGCTGCTGGAGCTGATGGGAGGCCGTGATGGTGTGTGCCAGTACCGCTGTAGATATG GTAAAGCTCCACAAGCTCGTCCAGGCTACCAGATGCCTGAACCCAATGGCTGCACCTCCTCTTTGCTTGGTTTCCAG ATCGACATGGGCATCCCAGCCATGACCAAGTGCTGTAACCAGCTGGACATGTGCTACGACACGTGCGGTTCCAACAAGTACCGCTGCGACACCAAGTTCCGCTGGTGCCTCCACAGCATCTGCGGGGATCTGAAGAAGAGTTTGGGCTTCGTGTCAAAGGTCGAAG cttgcGAGGCATTTGCAGACACCATGTACAACACGGTATGGACTCTGGGCTGCAGGCCGTTCATGAACAGCCAGAGGGCAGCATGTATCTGTGAGGGAGAGGAGAAAGACGAGCTGTAA
- the pla2g12b gene encoding group XIIB secretory phospholipase A2-like protein isoform X1, producing the protein MFSRCALVLLLCLSTGLAATLIPSIAAEKLPSSPDHAAAEELNKVPEAEAAKAEAPAGGNQASSTQDTEDNSEWGLSSIRGSFQAVNGYFDSLLELMGGRDGVCQYRCRYGKAPQARPGYQMPEPNGCTSSLLGFQVPDSIDMGIPAMTKCCNQLDMCYDTCGSNKYRCDTKFRWCLHSICGDLKKSLGFVSKVEACEAFADTMYNTVWTLGCRPFMNSQRAACICEGEEKDEL; encoded by the exons ATGTTCTCTCGCTGTGCCCTCGTTCTTCTGCTCTGCCTCTCCACGGGCCTGGCTGCCACACTCATCCCTTCCATTGCTGCCGAGAAGCTTCCTTCATCTCCTGATCATGCAGCAGCTGAAGAGTTGAACAAAGTGCCAGAGGCTGAAGCAGCTAAAGCAGAAGCTCCTGCAGGGGGAAACCAGGCTAGCTCTACTCAGGACACAGAGGACAACTCTGAATGGGGCTTGAGCTCCATCAGAGGCAGCTTTCAAGCCGTCAATGGGTATTTTGACTCGCTGCTGGAGCTGATGGGAGGCCGTGATGGTGTGTGCCAGTACCGCTGTAGATATG GTAAAGCTCCACAAGCTCGTCCAGGCTACCAGATGCCTGAACCCAATGGCTGCACCTCCTCTTTGCTTGGTTTCCAGGTACCGGATAGT ATCGACATGGGCATCCCAGCCATGACCAAGTGCTGTAACCAGCTGGACATGTGCTACGACACGTGCGGTTCCAACAAGTACCGCTGCGACACCAAGTTCCGCTGGTGCCTCCACAGCATCTGCGGGGATCTGAAGAAGAGTTTGGGCTTCGTGTCAAAGGTCGAAG cttgcGAGGCATTTGCAGACACCATGTACAACACGGTATGGACTCTGGGCTGCAGGCCGTTCATGAACAGCCAGAGGGCAGCATGTATCTGTGAGGGAGAGGAGAAAGACGAGCTGTAA